A window from Candidatus Nitrosotenuis uzonensis encodes these proteins:
- a CDS encoding CDP-alcohol phosphatidyltransferase family protein, protein MLNNFRDSLKPHLEKIGTVFASTGLSPNFWTAVGLVFAFASAAVYGLNMHISYAAIIGGILLLVSGFFDIVDGQVARITKKVSKKGGFLDSVFDKVAEVAIFLGILVGNFAEPHMVLLAITLSLLVSYSRSRAESLGVKLQGIGIGERAERLLVIAIIGMIPGLMPYAILVVVIIAGITFVQRIVVTAKNISD, encoded by the coding sequence ATGCTAAACAATTTTAGAGACTCACTCAAGCCGCATCTTGAAAAAATAGGTACTGTGTTTGCATCTACAGGACTGTCGCCCAATTTCTGGACTGCAGTAGGACTTGTCTTTGCATTTGCTTCGGCTGCAGTATATGGGCTTAACATGCACATCTCATACGCTGCAATAATAGGCGGCATTTTATTGTTGGTGTCTGGATTCTTTGACATTGTTGACGGTCAGGTGGCAAGGATCACCAAAAAGGTCTCAAAGAAGGGCGGTTTTTTGGATTCAGTATTTGACAAGGTCGCAGAAGTTGCGATATTTCTTGGGATTTTGGTCGGCAACTTTGCAGAGCCTCATATGGTACTCTTGGCAATAACACTGTCACTTCTTGTAAGCTATTCGCGTTCACGGGCAGAATCTCTTGGCGTAAAACTACAAGGAATCGGAATTGGCGAGCGTGCAGAGCGATTGCTTGTGATTGCGATAATTGGAATGATCCCAGGACTCATGCCGTATGCTATACTCGTAGTTGTGATAATTGCTGGCATAACGTTTGTTCAAAGAATAGTTGTTACTGCAAAGAATATTTCGGACTAG
- the speB gene encoding agmatinase, with protein MSYLDLYMTKSPYIISPDDRAEPAAIVFGIPFDSTHSYKPGCRFGPEAIRSAFNNIEIFHPDLQVDLESVNIQDLGNVHHTVNVEEMTDMVHKLTSELIAKNKLLIILGGEHSLTFPTYTAFPKDTGYMVFDAHYDLRSQYAGVRLSHAAYLRRIVEKNGAENIIHVGARSFVGEELAFLKENKIKTITDKDIRDGKGPKMVSDAISTFKKVYVSVDLDVLDPAFAPGVGNPEAVGITSRELFDMVYAMDGHKIACLDIVELNPAFDNGATSSLAAKLMSTMIAMSIK; from the coding sequence TTGAGTTATCTTGATTTGTATATGACCAAGAGTCCGTACATAATTAGCCCGGATGACAGAGCTGAGCCTGCTGCCATTGTATTTGGAATCCCATTTGACTCTACGCATTCTTACAAGCCAGGATGCAGATTTGGTCCTGAAGCAATACGCAGCGCATTCAACAACATAGAGATTTTTCATCCGGATTTACAAGTAGACCTCGAGTCCGTCAACATACAGGATCTTGGCAACGTGCACCACACAGTAAACGTAGAAGAGATGACAGATATGGTTCACAAGCTTACTAGCGAGCTGATTGCAAAGAACAAACTGTTGATAATCCTTGGAGGCGAGCACTCTCTTACATTCCCGACATATACTGCATTCCCAAAGGACACCGGCTATATGGTGTTTGATGCACATTATGATCTACGCTCGCAATACGCAGGTGTTCGACTCAGTCATGCTGCATACCTCAGACGCATAGTGGAAAAAAATGGTGCAGAAAACATAATCCATGTCGGGGCTCGCTCGTTTGTAGGAGAAGAGCTTGCATTTCTTAAGGAAAATAAAATCAAGACCATAACAGACAAAGACATCCGGGATGGAAAGGGCCCAAAGATGGTATCTGACGCTATTTCTACCTTCAAAAAAGTGTATGTGAGTGTAGACCTTGACGTATTAGATCCAGCGTTCGCTCCAGGAGTTGGCAACCCTGAAGCCGTAGGAATCACATCGCGAGAACTGTTTGATATGGTCTATGCTATGGATGGCCACAAGATAGCGTGCCTTGACATAGTGGAACTAAACCCTGCATTTGATAACGGTGCTACCTCATCGCTTGCAGCCAAGCTAATGTCAACTATGATTGCCATGAGTATTAAATAG
- a CDS encoding response regulator, whose translation MEIQQMRMGRNILVAEDSPSYALLYKQIFESRGHTVTVTSDGEECVALYKNMTANSDARQFDMVILDYSMPKKNGLETAKEILQIRPDQRILFISSFGDELTPKLRALSNGTNIDVLEKPFNSQSLIQKVEFEIEGQVQTGLVLQ comes from the coding sequence ATGGAAATACAACAAATGAGAATGGGCAGAAACATACTCGTGGCAGAAGACAGTCCATCATACGCGCTACTTTACAAGCAGATATTCGAGTCACGAGGGCATACGGTGACTGTTACTAGTGATGGAGAGGAATGCGTTGCATTATACAAGAATATGACTGCAAACTCTGATGCTAGGCAGTTTGATATGGTGATTCTGGATTACTCCATGCCAAAAAAGAACGGACTTGAGACTGCAAAGGAGATTCTTCAGATACGGCCAGATCAGAGGATTCTCTTTATTAGCTCGTTCGGAGATGAGCTTACGCCAAAGCTTCGCGCCTTGAGCAACGGGACTAACATAGACGTACTGGAAAAACCGTTCAACTCCCAGAGCCTGATACAGAAAGTTGAGTTTGAAATTGAGGGACAAGTACAGACCGGCCTGGTGCTCCAATAA
- a CDS encoding threonine--tRNA ligase has protein sequence MRILQLHCDSIEYNPTKKEIKSAEEITPEPKKIEEVVVAFIAIEDGDDSEVARKAIAEITASMAKVGCNRLLLYPYAHLSSNLASPSIALSLLKEMESNANCEVSHAPFGWTKSYNIKVKGHPLAESSKVITKEGHEHEDGHTSEALKSESKIKSYWYIMTTDGIMHEIDNFDFTKHEKLEILSKYESAKKRSVDEPPPHVKLMKKMAIADYEPASDSGNMRFYPNGRLIKSLLERYVTDEVKNYGGLEVETPIMYDSHHPSMESYFNRFPARQYNINTEGKQLFLRFAACFGQFLMANDFQISYKNLPLKLYELTRYSFRREQSGELVGLRRLRAFTMPDCHAFCQDIPQAITEIRKRFDLSRSVLREIGITESDYEMAIRFTEEFYNEHKEIIVDLVKKMGKPVLVEMWKERFFYFVLKWEFNYVDNLGKASALSTDQIDVENGARYGIKFFDESNTPHHPIILHNSPSGAIERVVYALLEKAAFEQKEGKKPQLPLWLAPTQVRIIPLKEEFLKYCEDLADRLSSQNIRVDIDDRNESIGKRIRESETEWIRYSLVIGEKEINKKELAVRDRQSGNVKEIPFEEFVREIKEQTKDKPFTKLNLARHLSKRPQIMV, from the coding sequence GTGCGTATACTACAGTTACACTGCGACAGCATAGAATACAATCCAACGAAAAAAGAGATCAAATCCGCAGAAGAGATCACACCGGAACCAAAGAAAATAGAGGAGGTAGTAGTGGCCTTTATCGCAATAGAAGATGGTGATGATTCCGAAGTTGCAAGAAAGGCAATTGCGGAGATCACTGCAAGCATGGCAAAGGTAGGGTGCAACAGATTATTGCTTTACCCGTATGCGCATCTGAGCTCAAACCTTGCATCACCTTCGATCGCACTTTCACTTCTAAAGGAAATGGAATCAAACGCAAACTGCGAGGTCTCGCACGCACCATTTGGCTGGACAAAATCATACAATATCAAGGTCAAAGGACACCCGTTGGCGGAGAGCTCAAAAGTGATAACAAAGGAAGGACATGAACACGAAGACGGTCATACCTCGGAGGCACTGAAATCAGAATCAAAGATCAAGTCGTACTGGTACATAATGACTACCGATGGCATAATGCATGAAATCGACAATTTTGACTTTACAAAGCATGAAAAACTAGAGATTCTCTCAAAGTATGAATCTGCAAAGAAACGGTCAGTTGATGAGCCCCCGCCACACGTGAAGCTGATGAAGAAGATGGCCATCGCAGATTATGAGCCAGCATCTGATTCTGGTAACATGAGGTTTTATCCGAACGGACGACTCATAAAATCACTTCTTGAAAGATACGTCACAGACGAGGTGAAAAACTATGGTGGTCTGGAAGTTGAAACACCGATTATGTATGATTCGCATCATCCTAGTATGGAAAGTTACTTTAACAGGTTTCCGGCAAGACAATATAATATCAACACCGAGGGAAAGCAACTCTTTTTGCGATTTGCAGCATGTTTTGGCCAGTTTCTGATGGCAAATGATTTTCAGATATCATACAAGAATCTACCGCTAAAGCTGTACGAGCTTACGCGATACAGCTTCAGGCGCGAACAATCAGGCGAGCTTGTGGGCCTCAGAAGACTGCGCGCATTTACGATGCCTGATTGTCATGCATTCTGCCAAGATATCCCACAGGCCATAACTGAGATAAGGAAGAGATTTGATCTTTCTCGTTCTGTACTCAGAGAAATAGGAATAACGGAATCTGATTACGAAATGGCAATAAGATTTACAGAAGAATTCTATAACGAACACAAGGAAATAATTGTAGACCTGGTCAAGAAAATGGGCAAGCCGGTACTTGTGGAAATGTGGAAGGAGCGCTTCTTTTATTTTGTACTTAAATGGGAATTCAACTACGTTGACAACCTTGGAAAGGCATCTGCACTCTCAACTGACCAAATCGATGTCGAAAACGGGGCAAGATATGGAATAAAGTTTTTCGATGAGAGTAATACTCCGCACCACCCTATAATTCTGCACAACTCGCCTAGCGGTGCAATAGAGCGTGTTGTTTATGCGCTTTTGGAAAAGGCTGCATTTGAACAAAAAGAAGGGAAAAAACCACAGCTGCCGCTCTGGCTCGCTCCTACTCAGGTAAGAATAATACCACTAAAGGAAGAATTCCTAAAGTACTGCGAGGATCTGGCAGACAGACTGAGCTCCCAGAACATACGCGTGGATATTGACGATAGGAACGAGAGTATAGGAAAAAGAATTAGGGAATCGGAAACAGAATGGATAAGGTATAGCCTCGTTATAGGAGAAAAAGAAATCAACAAAAAAGAGCTGGCAGTAAGGGACAGGCAATCTGGCAATGTAAAAGAGATACCGTTTGAAGAGTTTGTTAGGGAAATAAAAGAGCAGACAAAGGACAAACCATTCACAAAGTTGAATTTGGCAAGGCACCTCTCAAAGCGTCCGCAGATAATGGTCTAG
- a CDS encoding DoxX family protein, which translates to METTTIYKENRLHDLAYLGIRLALGAIFIVHGYAKVDAGFAGFLGRLGLPAEMQILIALAEIVPGVLLIAGVITRISASILSTIMLGAIFYVKKPTELTGQAGFELELILLVSSLLLVAVGAGKFSASHTLKKLPGFLK; encoded by the coding sequence TTGGAAACAACAACCATCTACAAAGAGAACAGACTGCACGATCTGGCATATCTTGGGATTAGGTTGGCACTAGGTGCAATATTTATCGTTCACGGATATGCCAAAGTTGACGCAGGTTTTGCCGGCTTTCTTGGCCGTCTTGGCCTGCCTGCAGAAATGCAAATACTGATAGCTCTGGCAGAAATTGTACCAGGAGTATTGCTAATTGCAGGAGTGATAACAAGAATATCTGCTTCCATCCTCTCTACAATCATGTTGGGAGCAATTTTCTATGTGAAAAAACCAACCGAGTTGACAGGACAGGCAGGCTTTGAGCTCGAGCTAATTCTGCTGGTTAGCAGTTTGCTTCTTGTAGCAGTCGGCGCCGGAAAGTTCTCAGCTTCGCACACTTTGAAGAAACTACCGGGCTTTCTAAAATAA
- a CDS encoding homospermidine biosynthesis protein, protein MDHHHFKGKDIPHIRLTSKTTIEDLVDVFSSTGYNARQLGDAAKLYARMIEEDAVICLTVAGAMTPVGFGGIIKTLIEKGFVDWIIATGANVYHEDHFARGFPVKQGHFEVDDMILYEKEIVRIRDVYIKFIETLAAEDKVVQQMFRDQLVGKPFTTAEFCNIMGMLSAKNAKYPEKSFLVSAYKYDVPVYVSTLKDSSLAMNLGVHRLQNKVYNLDFVREILEQAAIVYNSKKSAIVELGGGVPKNTAQQTGPMLDQILGNNDGGQDYIIQITDARPDTGGLSGATLQEGKSWGKVQDAHSGTVTVYADSTIAFPIIAAYVLATQKPRKPKRIYKDLSKYYSKLQQDYLQNVHKGKAKIKRKH, encoded by the coding sequence ATGGATCACCATCATTTTAAAGGCAAGGACATACCACATATCCGGCTCACATCAAAGACAACCATAGAGGATCTTGTAGATGTCTTCTCAAGCACCGGTTACAATGCAAGGCAGCTTGGGGATGCGGCAAAGCTGTACGCAAGAATGATTGAAGAAGATGCAGTCATTTGTCTTACCGTAGCGGGCGCCATGACACCAGTAGGTTTTGGCGGCATCATAAAGACTCTGATAGAGAAAGGTTTTGTTGACTGGATAATTGCCACTGGTGCGAACGTGTACCATGAAGATCATTTTGCAAGAGGCTTTCCAGTAAAACAGGGCCATTTTGAAGTTGATGACATGATATTGTACGAGAAGGAAATAGTCCGGATAAGAGATGTTTACATAAAATTTATTGAAACGCTTGCGGCCGAGGATAAGGTCGTGCAACAGATGTTCAGAGACCAACTAGTTGGCAAACCGTTTACCACTGCTGAATTTTGTAACATCATGGGCATGCTAAGTGCCAAGAATGCAAAGTATCCGGAAAAAAGCTTCCTTGTATCTGCGTACAAATACGATGTTCCAGTATACGTTTCCACCCTAAAGGACTCCTCACTTGCGATGAACTTGGGAGTGCATAGACTGCAGAATAAAGTCTATAATCTTGACTTTGTGCGAGAGATTCTTGAGCAGGCGGCAATAGTTTACAACTCTAAAAAATCGGCAATAGTTGAACTTGGGGGTGGCGTGCCCAAGAATACAGCACAACAAACAGGTCCGATGTTAGATCAAATACTCGGTAATAATGATGGAGGTCAAGACTACATAATACAGATTACTGATGCAAGACCTGATACTGGAGGACTTTCTGGAGCGACACTGCAAGAAGGAAAAAGCTGGGGCAAGGTGCAGGATGCGCATTCTGGCACAGTCACAGTTTATGCCGATTCTACTATTGCATTTCCAATAATAGCGGCATATGTGCTTGCAACGCAAAAGCCAAGAAAGCCAAAGAGAATATACAAAGATCTTTCAAAATACTATTCAAAGTTGCAGCAGGATTATCTGCAAAACGTTCACAAAGGCAAGGCCAAAATAAAAAGAAAGCACTAG
- a CDS encoding CBS domain-containing protein has translation MAHSEYLVGSSPDDTVIEIKNADIIKADVSDNLYDVIINLITNGISKLFIFDKNLPVGIVTDKDIIRFLYNERSGKRFDEITVDQIMNSICYVIDSLTCRQAAQTMLINKISSLGIGSRQHLLGIVTKTDLLQYYVNRMHDTSKVLDYMTISYYSADVESKLHEIIKKMITCDVSRVVITENQTPVGIITNGDIFRITMSINKLSIVQSSLTTYSEENRLWSESGFVGSKQAGEVMSEGIISIRSNQNMMEAAKLMLEKKIDSLGVSNSSGELVGIINKTNVLYALANAK, from the coding sequence ATGGCACACTCAGAATACCTTGTAGGTTCGTCACCAGATGACACTGTGATTGAAATAAAGAATGCAGATATTATCAAGGCTGACGTTTCTGATAATCTGTACGATGTCATAATAAACCTCATCACCAATGGGATAAGTAAGCTGTTCATATTTGATAAGAATCTGCCAGTAGGCATAGTTACTGATAAAGACATTATCAGATTCCTATACAACGAACGAAGTGGTAAGCGGTTTGATGAGATTACTGTGGACCAGATAATGAACAGTATTTGTTATGTTATTGACAGCCTTACGTGCAGGCAAGCAGCACAAACAATGCTAATCAACAAGATAAGCTCACTTGGGATCGGCTCACGCCAACATCTTTTAGGAATAGTCACTAAAACAGATCTGTTACAATACTATGTTAACAGGATGCACGATACCAGCAAGGTACTTGATTACATGACCATAAGTTATTACTCTGCAGACGTGGAATCAAAACTGCACGAGATAATCAAAAAGATGATCACATGTGATGTCTCGCGTGTTGTCATAACAGAAAATCAGACTCCTGTAGGGATAATAACAAACGGAGATATTTTTAGAATTACTATGTCAATTAACAAATTAAGCATAGTCCAGTCAAGTCTTACCACATATTCAGAAGAAAACAGGCTGTGGTCAGAGTCAGGATTCGTTGGCTCAAAGCAAGCAGGTGAGGTAATGAGTGAGGGAATTATCAGCATAAGATCCAATCAAAATATGATGGAAGCTGCCAAATTGATGCTTGAGAAGAAGATAGATAGTCTTGGGGTAAGCAACAGTAGCGGAGAGCTTGTTGGCATCATAAACAAGACCAACGTGCTTTACGCACTGGCAAACGCAAAGTGA
- a CDS encoding response regulator has translation MSEDWEPSILIVDDSHFTRRAIRKIIESNMLATKIIEAADGVEAVMKYKEHRPTLVTMDVLMPKADGIQALRAIKKIDPFAKVIMISSTGKSHIVQDSMRAGAIDYVLKPFDPAQIAITISKHGRI, from the coding sequence TTGAGCGAAGACTGGGAACCATCCATATTGATAGTTGATGACTCGCATTTTACAAGGCGTGCAATACGAAAGATAATAGAATCAAATATGCTTGCAACAAAGATCATTGAAGCAGCAGACGGTGTGGAAGCAGTAATGAAATACAAAGAGCACAGACCTACACTTGTGACAATGGACGTGCTTATGCCAAAAGCAGACGGCATACAGGCGCTAAGGGCAATCAAGAAAATCGATCCTTTTGCCAAAGTGATAATGATCTCGTCCACTGGAAAAAGCCACATAGTTCAGGACTCTATGCGTGCGGGGGCAATAGACTATGTGTTAAAACCGTTTGATCCTGCTCAAATTGCAATCACGATAAGCAAGCATGGGAGAATTTAG
- a CDS encoding cyclophilin-like fold protein codes for MSAGSVSGLRLILEVKGKAKLNCELKRHLSPKTVGLISRSLPLSGNTHFLGQSIVYFETMVNSGVERQRKEFKKGDIAFSPTGSSICIFVADVITTKPMTPIGKILEDVELLKSAKPGDVLSLYEVG; via the coding sequence ATGAGCGCCGGCTCCGTATCTGGTCTACGTCTGATTTTAGAAGTCAAAGGTAAGGCAAAACTCAACTGCGAGCTAAAACGACACCTCTCACCAAAAACAGTAGGATTGATATCGCGATCACTACCGCTTTCTGGCAACACACACTTTCTTGGGCAAAGCATAGTCTATTTTGAAACGATGGTAAATTCTGGTGTAGAAAGACAAAGAAAAGAGTTCAAAAAAGGCGATATTGCATTCTCGCCTACTGGTAGTAGCATCTGCATTTTTGTTGCAGATGTGATAACAACCAAACCTATGACGCCTATAGGAAAGATACTAGAAGACGTTGAACTATTAAAATCTGCCAAACCCGGTGACGTGTTGTCGCTTTATGAAGTTGGCTGA
- a CDS encoding DNA-directed RNA polymerase subunit K: MSDPEEAEVEITEEIEEEPDFVRPAGEEVSEDTSMEDAINAYRKIFETKELTDEERAELDKKIKEMEQREIIDVDPIHQAVEIPLAGKGKIAIGPPTLTRFEKARILGARALQLSQGAPPFISIPPDARTSLDIALKELEDRAIPIVIRRRLPNGDYQNIPIDYFN, from the coding sequence TTGTCCGATCCTGAAGAAGCTGAAGTTGAGATTACAGAAGAGATCGAAGAGGAACCAGATTTTGTCAGACCGGCAGGTGAAGAAGTAAGCGAAGATACCTCGATGGAGGATGCAATTAACGCATACAGGAAAATTTTTGAGACAAAAGAACTTACTGATGAGGAACGAGCCGAGCTAGACAAGAAAATAAAGGAAATGGAACAGCGAGAAATTATCGATGTCGACCCAATCCACCAAGCAGTCGAGATACCGCTTGCAGGGAAGGGCAAGATTGCAATCGGGCCACCGACATTGACAAGATTTGAGAAAGCACGAATTCTTGGAGCACGTGCACTACAACTCTCACAAGGTGCACCACCGTTCATATCGATTCCACCAGATGCAAGAACATCACTAGATATCGCATTAAAAGAGCTAGAAGACAGAGCAATCCCAATCGTAATCAGACGTAGATTGCCAAATGGCGACTATCAGAATATTCCAATAGATTATTTCAACTAA
- a CDS encoding DNA-binding protein has protein sequence MISMGETTEELRVAEKRTEPYIYHVRNEPVMQAALDVFTIINKHGKGMLLAKGGSIPSAVAIANILVEKMLNRVCTIEHILLDSENEFGKRMISTIEILIVKN, from the coding sequence ATGATTAGTATGGGGGAGACAACGGAGGAATTAAGAGTTGCTGAAAAAAGGACAGAACCTTACATATATCATGTCAGAAACGAGCCGGTAATGCAGGCTGCACTTGATGTTTTCACTATAATCAACAAGCATGGCAAAGGCATGTTGCTTGCAAAGGGGGGCTCCATTCCAAGTGCTGTTGCCATTGCAAACATACTAGTGGAAAAGATGCTAAACAGAGTTTGCACCATAGAGCACATACTTCTTGATTCAGAAAACGAGTTTGGGAAAAGAATGATCTCAACAATAGAGATTTTAATTGTAAAAAACTAG
- a CDS encoding transcriptional regulator gives MLLPAEIESKTLIPALRAILAKKLAEEHKIREDEISKMLGVTQAAISNYIRGTRGDPKLIQKLVADEQVSQMIKELSERLASDMAYTPSSLAKFISLCNYIKSSLLICEIHHNLESNIDEAICKECENMLLKGPGSVY, from the coding sequence TTGCTACTGCCTGCCGAGATTGAATCAAAAACGCTAATTCCTGCACTGCGCGCCATACTGGCAAAAAAACTAGCAGAAGAGCACAAGATACGCGAAGATGAAATATCGAAAATGCTTGGAGTAACTCAAGCTGCAATCAGCAACTACATACGTGGGACTAGAGGTGACCCAAAACTAATCCAAAAACTTGTTGCCGATGAACAGGTATCACAGATGATAAAGGAGCTAAGCGAGCGACTTGCTTCGGATATGGCATACACCCCATCAAGTCTTGCCAAATTCATTAGTTTGTGCAACTATATCAAGTCAAGTCTATTGATATGCGAGATACACCACAATCTGGAATCTAACATAGATGAGGCAATCTGCAAAGAATGTGAGAACATGTTGCTAAAAGGGCCAGGCAGCGTATACTAG
- a CDS encoding asparagine synthase C-terminal domain-containing protein — MNQVLQQTYKILENAVLECNAKSISLSGGLDSAIIAYFLQDKGVSAISVISKDFIASDLTYCQLAAKRFKMPLSIKMCQIDQIYHAIEQTVEILGNFNDIEIRNNVVAYLAFDEAKNLGFDRIVTGDGADEIFAGYNFLLNKTESELQVELDRIRKIMHFPSQKIGKALGIAVESPFCSTNVLKFAKTIPANMLVGEHDGKKYGKLILRKVFEDKIPKSIVWREKSPMQEGAGTQGLTEFFEHSIPDHVFAQRARQIKEKDNVTIRTKESLQYYEIFRKNHDPPSSIGVQKCPDCNAGIESRFCRMCGKFPV; from the coding sequence ATGAATCAGGTTCTCCAACAGACATACAAAATACTGGAAAATGCCGTCTTAGAATGCAACGCCAAATCCATCTCACTCTCAGGCGGACTTGATAGTGCAATCATCGCATACTTTCTGCAAGATAAAGGAGTTAGCGCAATATCCGTCATTTCAAAAGACTTTATTGCAAGTGACCTAACTTATTGCCAGCTTGCCGCCAAGAGATTCAAAATGCCACTTTCAATCAAGATGTGCCAGATAGATCAGATATACCATGCAATAGAGCAGACGGTGGAAATACTTGGTAACTTCAATGACATAGAGATAAGAAACAACGTAGTGGCATACCTTGCATTTGATGAAGCAAAGAATCTAGGTTTTGATAGAATAGTCACCGGTGACGGGGCAGATGAGATATTTGCAGGGTATAATTTCCTTTTAAATAAAACCGAAAGTGAGCTACAGGTCGAGCTAGACAGAATTAGAAAAATAATGCACTTTCCATCTCAAAAGATAGGAAAGGCACTAGGCATAGCTGTAGAGTCCCCTTTCTGTAGCACTAATGTACTCAAATTTGCAAAAACTATTCCTGCAAACATGCTTGTCGGGGAACACGATGGTAAAAAATATGGCAAGCTGATTTTACGCAAGGTCTTTGAAGATAAAATACCAAAGTCAATAGTTTGGAGAGAGAAATCACCGATGCAGGAGGGGGCTGGAACTCAAGGGCTGACAGAGTTTTTTGAGCACTCTATTCCAGATCATGTATTTGCTCAAAGGGCAAGGCAGATAAAAGAAAAGGACAACGTTACAATCAGGACAAAGGAGTCGCTACAATACTATGAGATATTCCGCAAAAACCATGACCCCCCAAGCTCAATTGGAGTTCAAAAATGCCCCGACTGCAATGCTGGAATAGAGTCCAGATTTTGTAGGATGTGTGGCAAGTTTCCAGTTTAG
- a CDS encoding YHS domain-containing protein — MPGLVMPVDPVCGIEMDESLAVTYEYDSKKYFFCCNGCRRIFKKKPKKWAKKS, encoded by the coding sequence ATGCCGGGTCTAGTTATGCCCGTGGATCCTGTGTGCGGAATCGAAATGGATGAGAGCCTTGCAGTTACCTACGAATACGACAGTAAGAAATATTTTTTCTGTTGCAACGGATGCAGACGAATCTTTAAGAAAAAACCCAAAAAATGGGCAAAAAAGAGCTAA
- the dusB gene encoding tRNA dihydrouridine synthase DusB → MSCLPKFSSKAFLAPMAGVSDAALRLLCKEMGAGLVATELTSIHAIIAKERQLRLEGKKITEFVEFSEKERPISIQLFGSDLDALGRAAKIVEPFFDIIDYNMGCPAPHITQQMAGGALLQNNDLTRKIFRTLVSSVKKPITLKMRAGINDPDRFKDIARIAQEEGIQMITLHARTVRQGYSGQSDWSLIRKLKEIVDVPVVGNGDITSPELAKKMLDETGCDYIMIGRAAMGNPFLFKQIGEYIMTGTYQEYSARYQVEMFLKYAEYALHYNIKFPNIRQQAMRFTKGLVGSTRLRDRIMVADTIDDIRTVMLEA, encoded by the coding sequence ATGAGCTGCCTACCAAAATTTTCTAGCAAGGCGTTTTTGGCTCCCATGGCAGGCGTCAGCGATGCAGCACTGAGGCTGCTTTGCAAGGAGATGGGTGCAGGTCTTGTTGCAACAGAGCTTACAAGCATACATGCAATAATTGCAAAAGAAAGGCAGCTAAGACTTGAGGGCAAGAAAATAACTGAATTTGTCGAGTTTTCTGAAAAGGAACGGCCCATATCAATACAATTGTTTGGCTCAGATCTTGATGCACTTGGAAGGGCAGCGAAAATAGTAGAACCATTCTTTGATATAATTGACTACAATATGGGCTGTCCCGCCCCGCACATAACACAGCAGATGGCCGGAGGAGCACTACTTCAAAATAACGACCTTACAAGAAAGATATTTCGAACACTTGTCTCGTCTGTGAAAAAACCCATCACGCTAAAGATGCGAGCAGGCATCAACGACCCGGATAGATTCAAAGACATAGCACGAATTGCACAGGAGGAGGGAATACAGATGATAACGCTTCATGCAAGAACTGTAAGACAGGGCTATTCTGGACAGTCTGATTGGTCACTGATACGAAAGCTAAAAGAAATTGTAGACGTGCCAGTGGTGGGCAACGGTGATATTACAAGTCCGGAACTTGCAAAAAAGATGCTAGATGAGACAGGATGTGATTATATCATGATTGGCAGGGCGGCCATGGGGAATCCGTTTCTTTTCAAGCAGATTGGCGAGTACATTATGACTGGCACATACCAGGAATACTCTGCAAGATACCAAGTGGAAATGTTTCTCAAGTACGCCGAATATGCCTTACACTATAACATAAAATTTCCAAACATACGACAGCAGGCAATGAGGTTCACAAAGGGACTTGTGGGAAGCACTAGACTAAGAGATAGGATAATGGTAGCAGATACTATAGACGATATCCGAACAGTGATGTTAGAAGCATAG